In Micromonospora ferruginea, the sequence CACCACGACGATCAATGGTCCGCCGAGCTGATCTCTCGCGACCCGCGCGCGGATGATCATGTCGTCGCCGCCGCGAAGCGGTCCATTGACCTACTGAACCGCGTCCGGGTGGACCTGGTAACGGAAATAGACACGTGGGTCGACCGCGTTCTGCGTGATCTCGGCACCGGCCCGCTCCACACCGAGACGATCGGCTCGGTGGTCGACCGGCTGGCCATTGCCTGGGTGCGTTGCCAACACCTCACCGACCACGAGCGGGGAGATTCGGGCGACACCCCGGCCGGCTCGGCTGCCCGGCAGTTCCAGGAGCTGGCGCGCGCGTACGACGATCTCGTTCAGGACGTGCGTGAGGGCCGCCGACGGATCCCTCGCTGGCGCGCCCTCAAGAACTACGGCGAGCGCCGATGAACCTCGCGGTGACTCTCAACGGCGCGGACAACGTCGGCAAGTCCACGAACGCACATTGGCTGGCGTCAGCCATGCCGGGGGCCACGGTGACCGGAACCATCGATCGGTGGGACCCGCGATGGGCAGAGGTGTCGCGGGACGACTTCAGCCGATGGTGGTTCGTCGACAGCACCACCGACGAGCACGTCGATCTTGTTTTCCGGTCCTACGCCGCTCGATGCCAGGGAGGCGGCCGGTTCGCGCTCGAGGACAGGGGTCGCCCGATGCTCGTCGCCACCTGCGCGGCAACGGCGGCGGTGAAGGACGGAACGCCGATCGGTGAGGCGCTCGCCAAGGTAGAAGA encodes:
- a CDS encoding DUF4254 domain-containing protein, whose amino-acid sequence is MSDKLFGGFIVPLDAAPHPTNPQRQVGGPDLLPTAGLIVDSFQDSSASLMSVWQVPLRASRRLAAHHDDQWSAELISRDPRADDHVVAAAKRSIDLLNRVRVDLVTEIDTWVDRVLRDLGTGPLHTETIGSVVDRLAIAWVRCQHLTDHERGDSGDTPAGSAARQFQELARAYDDLVQDVREGRRRIPRWRALKNYGERR